Proteins found in one candidate division KSB1 bacterium genomic segment:
- a CDS encoding L,D-transpeptidase: protein MSNTNDQNTRPSTSNRAMSFDRQAAEPQQPYSKGKIIRRALLRGTFLGILLAWLLISFAPLIRDGILYMMPRHKALYVGQPLLDRKIEDRLATKEATITEHNHMPTNLDFTELNARLKRLQRSVASLQQRVERLIPREPYLIIDTSDNLIFLMKGKQLLHQGICSTGSYIMLKSADGSEKWIFKTPRGLRRIQAKIEDPVWRMPDWAFIEEGLPVPEPYARERYEPGVLGDYALSLGDGYLIHGTLYQRFLGLPVTHGCVRLGDKELEIVYRHLQVGSKVFIY from the coding sequence ATGTCTAACACCAACGACCAAAATACGCGCCCAAGCACATCTAATCGAGCGATGTCGTTCGATCGGCAAGCTGCGGAACCTCAACAACCATATAGCAAAGGCAAAATCATCCGTCGAGCCTTACTGCGCGGTACCTTTCTTGGGATATTATTGGCCTGGCTATTGATCAGTTTCGCGCCTTTGATCCGGGATGGAATTTTATACATGATGCCGCGGCACAAAGCTTTATATGTAGGGCAACCACTTCTCGACCGCAAAATAGAAGATCGATTGGCAACGAAGGAGGCAACGATCACTGAGCATAATCACATGCCGACAAACTTAGATTTCACTGAACTGAATGCTCGATTAAAACGACTCCAGCGGTCCGTTGCCAGTTTACAGCAACGGGTCGAACGATTGATCCCCAGAGAGCCCTATTTGATCATCGATACTTCTGATAATCTGATCTTTCTGATGAAAGGAAAGCAGTTGTTGCATCAAGGGATCTGCTCTACTGGCAGCTACATCATGCTAAAATCGGCTGACGGAAGCGAGAAGTGGATCTTCAAAACCCCGCGTGGGCTCAGAAGAATTCAAGCGAAAATTGAAGACCCGGTGTGGCGCATGCCAGATTGGGCCTTTATTGAAGAGGGCTTGCCTGTTCCAGAACCCTATGCGCGTGAGCGATATGAACCAGGTGTTCTGGGGGATTATGCGCTGAGCTTAGGCGATGGCTATCTCATTCACGGAACGCTTTATCAGCGCTTTTTGGGGTTGCCCGTCACCCATGGATGCGTTCGATTAGGCGACAAAGAACTCGAAATTGTCTACCGTCATCTTCAAGTTGGCTCGAAAGTTTTCATTTACTAA
- a CDS encoding L,D-transpeptidase family protein gives MFRPQHRLYIIGIGILVVIIVLVIISILHPKPPVYQIYLSRKALAKANRAEANYYASEAFQAAQKSWQRILMMWRRENQKAFYRRNYKPLEQLAKQTQLLAQQSERQALRARDSLKNVARIELALLLDRLAEFKEQFGQMPIEEALRRNAIKGELLVLEGKAALERGQIKQAIHNFQMAEKLIGQSGKTTKEMLDNYLSNIPLWRRWSQETIAESKTNQNVALIVDKFNRTLYVYNQGELIHKYPIELGKNWMGHKRQRGDNATPEGQYRIIKKVGKGGSKYYKALVLNYPNQRDLQEFLNAKKAGQLPKNAQIGGSIEIHGDGGKGINWTQGCIALTNEDIDELFDLVTLNTPVTIVGALNGTNNKSTSASRNDRK, from the coding sequence ATGTTTCGTCCACAGCATCGATTGTACATCATTGGAATTGGCATCTTGGTCGTGATCATTGTTCTGGTGATCATTTCAATTTTGCATCCCAAACCCCCTGTATATCAAATTTATTTAAGCCGCAAAGCGCTGGCAAAGGCGAACAGGGCTGAAGCCAATTATTACGCTTCAGAAGCTTTTCAAGCTGCCCAGAAAAGTTGGCAACGGATTTTAATGATGTGGCGCCGCGAGAACCAAAAAGCGTTCTATCGCCGCAACTATAAGCCATTGGAACAGTTGGCCAAACAAACTCAGCTATTGGCCCAACAATCCGAACGCCAAGCGCTTCGCGCACGCGATTCATTAAAAAATGTCGCTCGCATCGAGTTAGCCCTCCTACTCGATCGACTCGCCGAATTCAAAGAGCAATTCGGTCAAATGCCAATTGAAGAAGCACTTCGTCGAAACGCAATCAAGGGCGAGTTGTTGGTGCTGGAGGGCAAAGCAGCGCTCGAACGCGGTCAAATTAAACAGGCGATTCATAATTTTCAAATGGCTGAGAAACTCATCGGACAATCGGGCAAAACTACTAAAGAAATGCTCGATAATTATCTTTCGAATATCCCCTTGTGGCGGCGTTGGTCCCAGGAAACCATTGCTGAATCAAAAACAAACCAAAACGTCGCTTTAATTGTAGATAAATTCAATCGCACGCTTTATGTTTATAATCAGGGGGAGCTCATTCACAAGTATCCTATTGAGCTGGGGAAGAATTGGATGGGCCACAAACGGCAGCGTGGCGATAATGCCACCCCAGAAGGGCAATACCGGATTATTAAAAAAGTCGGTAAAGGTGGTAGCAAGTATTACAAAGCTTTGGTTTTGAATTATCCCAATCAGAGGGATCTGCAAGAATTTTTAAATGCGAAAAAAGCTGGGCAACTTCCTAAGAACGCCCAAATAGGTGGATCAATCGAGATCCATGGTGACGGCGGAAAGGGCATCAATTGGACCCAGGGCTGCATCGCATTGACCAATGAAGACATTGACGAGCTGTTTGACCTCGTCACTTTGAACACACCAGTCACCATTGTAGGTGCATTGAATGGGACAAACAATAAATCGACGAGTGCGTCGCGAAACGATCGGAAATAG